From a region of the Arachis ipaensis cultivar K30076 chromosome B09, Araip1.1, whole genome shotgun sequence genome:
- the LOC107616225 gene encoding proteasome subunit alpha type-1-B-like produces the protein MFSNQYDTNITTWGSRVKRLFQVEYAMKIVKQDSTAIGFRSKMHVILTCVNKANPKLSSHKKKIFKVDYYIGAAIAEFSVNDCVLSWYMRNECINYSYIYESSLSVGRLVVQLANKI, from the coding sequence ATGTTCAGTAACCAATACGACACCAACATTACAACATGGGGCTCGCGCGTTAAGAGGCTCTTTCAGGTTGAATACGCCATGAAGATAGTAAAGCAGGATTCTACTGCAATTGGCTTCCGATCCAAAATGCACGTCATTTTGACATGCGTCAACAAGGCCAACCCCAAGCTCTCTTCTCACAAGAAGAAGATCTTCAAAGTCGATTACTACATCGGCGCCGCCATTGCAGAATTCTCCGTCAACGACTGCGTTCTGTCTTGGTACATGCGCAACGAGTGCATTAACTATTCATATATCTACGAGTCTTCTCTTTCCGTTGGACGACTGGTCGTTCAACTCGCCAACAAAATTTAA